In a single window of the Rhodamnia argentea isolate NSW1041297 chromosome 2, ASM2092103v1, whole genome shotgun sequence genome:
- the LOC115750690 gene encoding early nodulin-20 — protein MMEITMLVTFLCFFSVFSLVSKVGNCSTVLVDGVSEWKNPTVHVGDTVIFRHKYQYDLYIFQNQRAFTLCDFTQATLLTKPGSNTFTWHPSRPGYFYFTFNNGSLNACQDTQKFPVKVSSESPPPSPGNPITLPVSPPLPAPAPTHGGTVSSSPAFPWPYRPREELSPGPAPAASLFPDKGGIPFINSNPAVPLPTGEVDSATIRPLPTSDHGKQEVVGLPQLQMALLCAVFLMP, from the exons ATGATGGAGATCACAATGCTCGTGACATTTCTATGCttcttctctgttttctctcttGTTTCCAAAGTGGGTAACTGTTCGACAGTGCTTGTGGATGGAGTTTCAGAGTGGAAGAACCCGACTGTTCATGTTGGAGATACCGTCA TTTTCAGACACAAGTATCAATACGACCTCTACATTTTCCAGAATCAACGAGCCTTCACTCTCTGCGACTTCACTCAAGCCACTCTTCTTACCAAGCCGGGCTCTAACACATTCAcg TGGCACCCATCACGCCCCGGCTATTTCTACTTCACCTTCAACAATGGCTCTCTCAATGCCTGCCAAGACACCCAAAAGTTTCCCGTTAAGGTCTCTTCCGAGTCACCGCCACCATCCCCAGGGAATCCAATCACCCTGCCAGTATCACCTCCATTGCCTGCTCCGGCCCCGACCCACGGAGGGACTGTGTCGTCATCACCCGCATTTCCTTGGCCATACCGCCCTCGCGAGGAGCTCTCGCCGGGGCCTGCCCCCGCAGCAAGCTTGTTCCCAGACAAAGGCGGGATACCCTTTATTAATAGCAATCCCGCAGTTCCTCTGCCTACAGGAGAAGTGGACTCTGCCACAATAAGGCCTCTGCCTACCTCAGATCACGGAAAACAG